In a genomic window of Bacteroidales bacterium:
- a CDS encoding Gingipain R, protein MKIGFLLFVFILAMNMAFSISEKTIKLAEKKGLTIKQQAFDGVDFSFSINEIKIKENLKKGQLYTELEAENFIPIGKIGFPALPSYKQLIEIPMDAQVEVSILSFDEEIINLNESGFINPIIPMQPSLRKDQDPNSVAFIKNMEAYSTDDFIATPLVEVQESGIARSARLARLVISPVQYNPVSNTIKIFKNIQFSIHFKNANYVKTQKIKKKYFSPVFENQLKNTVINYSSDVLKDQITQYPISYLIISARMFETTLQPFIQLKTRQGYKVTVAYTDVIGTTTTAIKNYITTQYTNGTPQNPAPSYLLLVGDITQVPTFSGTTGSHPTDTYYGTMNGSNDIIPDMYIGRMSATSTTQLQAILDKILEYEQYQMPDPSYLQYAVMIAGVDASNAPTYGNGQINYANQYYTNTSNGISPYTYLYGSGSPITSNSSQAAPAIKQNISDGVGFGNYTAHCGPSGWSDPSVSTSDIPNFTNAHKYGLLIGNCCQSNKFDETECFGEAILRAANKGAIAYIGASDYSYWNEDFYYSTGVKSITANPTYDATKLGFYDRLFHSQGEPTNEWFVSAAQINYGGNLAVEQSGSNNVYYWEMYHLMGDPSLLPYMGIPTPLSASYLNSVPVGTPTLTVTTEPYAYVGLSINNTWIDA, encoded by the coding sequence ATGAAAATCGGATTTTTACTTTTTGTGTTTATTTTGGCAATGAATATGGCTTTTTCTATCAGTGAAAAAACTATAAAATTAGCCGAAAAAAAAGGACTTACCATTAAACAACAAGCCTTTGATGGGGTTGATTTTTCTTTTAGTATCAACGAAATAAAAATTAAAGAAAACCTTAAAAAAGGTCAACTCTACACCGAATTGGAAGCTGAAAATTTTATTCCTATCGGTAAAATAGGTTTTCCGGCATTGCCTTCGTATAAGCAACTAATCGAAATCCCCATGGATGCTCAGGTAGAAGTAAGTATTTTAAGTTTCGACGAGGAGATTATTAACCTGAACGAATCAGGTTTTATAAACCCTATTATTCCTATGCAGCCATCGTTGCGTAAAGACCAAGATCCGAATTCGGTTGCTTTTATCAAAAACATGGAAGCATATAGCACCGACGATTTTATAGCGACACCCTTGGTTGAAGTTCAAGAATCAGGTATTGCACGCTCGGCTCGGTTAGCTCGCCTTGTTATTTCGCCCGTGCAGTATAATCCTGTTTCCAATACGATTAAAATTTTTAAAAATATTCAATTTAGCATTCATTTTAAAAATGCAAATTATGTTAAAACACAAAAGATTAAGAAAAAATATTTCTCTCCGGTTTTCGAAAATCAACTAAAAAATACCGTTATCAATTATTCGTCTGATGTGCTTAAAGATCAAATTACCCAATATCCAATTTCGTATTTAATTATTAGTGCTCGTATGTTCGAAACCACCTTGCAACCTTTTATTCAATTAAAAACTCGTCAGGGTTATAAAGTAACGGTTGCTTATACCGATGTTATTGGTACTACAACCACAGCTATTAAAAATTACATTACTACGCAATATACCAATGGGACGCCTCAAAATCCTGCTCCCAGTTATTTGCTGTTAGTTGGTGATATTACTCAAGTACCAACATTTTCTGGAACAACAGGATCACATCCAACCGATACTTATTATGGCACTATGAACGGAAGCAACGATATTATACCCGATATGTATATTGGACGCATGTCGGCAACATCTACAACTCAGCTCCAAGCAATTTTAGATAAAATATTGGAATATGAACAATACCAAATGCCTGACCCTTCGTATTTACAATATGCTGTTATGATAGCCGGTGTTGATGCAAGCAATGCTCCTACCTATGGCAATGGTCAGATAAATTATGCTAATCAATATTATACTAATACGAGTAATGGTATTTCGCCCTATACTTATTTATATGGTAGTGGCTCGCCCATTACTTCTAATAGCTCTCAAGCTGCTCCTGCTATTAAGCAAAATATTAGTGATGGTGTGGGCTTTGGTAATTATACTGCACATTGTGGCCCATCGGGATGGTCTGATCCGAGTGTCTCTACCAGCGATATTCCAAACTTTACCAATGCACATAAATATGGGCTTTTGATAGGCAACTGTTGTCAAAGTAATAAATTTGACGAAACGGAGTGTTTTGGCGAAGCTATACTTCGCGCTGCCAATAAAGGAGCAATTGCTTATATTGGAGCATCCGATTATTCTTATTGGAACGAAGATTTCTATTACTCAACCGGTGTTAAATCTATAACAGCAAATCCTACCTACGATGCAACCAAACTTGGTTTTTACGATCGTTTATTCCACTCTCAAGGAGAACCAACTAACGAATGGTTTGTATCGGCTGCACAAATCAATTATGGAGGCAATTTAGCCGTAGAACAATCGGGATCAAACAATGTTTATTATTGGGAAATGTATCATTTAATGGGCGACCCATCGTTATTACCATATATGGGCATACCAACACCCTTATCGGCCTCTTATCTAAATTCTGTACCGGTTGGAACACCTACTTTAACCGTTACTACAGAACCTTATGCTTATGTGGGCTTATCTATCAACAACACATGGATTGATGC